One window of Rhizobium tropici CIAT 899 genomic DNA carries:
- a CDS encoding AraC family transcriptional regulator — MLQGSKQVFIGDQVLEYGAGHCMVVAAELAAMGQISEASPEEPYVALNLYIDPEVISALLLEMGSMPEPPMNKGFGFSPAGPALIDAWRRLVELLDRQDEIPIMARHREHELMFRLLMGPQGALLRQIAGNGSRLSHVRRAMAWIREHYTEHLSIAAMATVAGMSVSVFHRRFKAISGLSPLQYQKQIRLHEARRRLIAERSEAASVAYAVGYESVSQFSREYKRLFGAPPRQDAGKLQNIVESVA, encoded by the coding sequence GTGCTGCAAGGATCCAAGCAGGTCTTCATCGGCGACCAGGTGCTTGAGTATGGCGCCGGCCACTGCATGGTCGTGGCGGCCGAACTCGCCGCCATGGGACAGATCAGCGAAGCGTCACCCGAGGAGCCCTATGTCGCTCTCAACCTCTACATCGATCCGGAGGTAATATCCGCACTGCTCCTGGAGATGGGCAGCATGCCGGAACCCCCAATGAATAAAGGATTCGGCTTCAGCCCCGCAGGGCCGGCATTGATCGACGCCTGGCGGCGCCTCGTTGAACTTCTCGACCGCCAGGATGAAATCCCGATCATGGCGCGTCACAGGGAGCACGAACTCATGTTTCGCTTGCTCATGGGACCTCAAGGGGCGTTGCTCCGGCAGATTGCCGGCAACGGTAGCCGCCTGTCCCATGTCCGGCGGGCAATGGCATGGATTCGCGAGCATTACACGGAGCATCTCAGCATCGCAGCCATGGCCACTGTGGCCGGCATGAGCGTGTCGGTGTTCCATCGCCGCTTCAAGGCGATTAGCGGCTTGAGCCCGCTCCAGTACCAGAAGCAAATCCGCCTGCACGAGGCGCGTCGGCGCCTGATCGCGGAGCGCTCAGAAGCAGCAAGCGTCGCCTACGCTGTCGGCTACGAGAGCGTTTCGCAGTTCAGTCGCGAATACAAACGGCTGTTCGGCGCACCACCCCGGCAGGACGCCGGAAAACTGCAGAACATCGTTGAATCGGTAGCCTAG
- a CDS encoding winged helix-turn-helix transcriptional regulator — MLADRPRRFNELKRVIGEISQQMLTRNLKSLEADGMVTRKVYATVPPQVEYGVTDLGRSLAAPIMQLATWVLDHLGEIEACRALVRA; from the coding sequence ATGCTTGCCGACCGGCCGCGGCGCTTCAATGAGTTGAAACGCGTGATAGGCGAGATTTCCCAACAAATGCTCACCCGCAACCTGAAGTCTCTGGAAGCGGACGGGATGGTGACCCGCAAGGTCTATGCGACCGTGCCGCCTCAGGTCGAGTATGGCGTGACAGATCTCGGCAGGTCTCTTGCCGCACCGATCATGCAACTGGCGACCTGGGTGCTGGATCATCTGGGCGAAATTGAAGCCTGTCGCGCGCTGGTTCGTGCATGA